The Nitrobacter hamburgensis X14 genome contains the following window.
GAGGGCAGGCCTGCTCCACGAAAAGATCTTGGAGCGGTGTGTCACATACAAGGTGTCGGACACATTCGTGGAATACTCACGCCTTCGCGATCTCACGATCATCTCGGTGCCCGACTCCTATAACCAATGGTATGCGGAAGCGGTGATTTTTGGATCTGGAAAACCGACCCTGGTTTTGCCGGAACGGCACCGCACGAACTGGTTCGAACTCAAGACAGTTGTGGTAGCGTGGGATTTTAGTCGTACGGCGGCCCGGGCGATTGCTGATGCCATGCCTGTATTGGAAAAAGCACAGCAGGTGCGGGTTGTGACCGTTTTTAACGAGAAGGCTTTGGGCGCGAGGAATTCGGCGGAGGAAGTCGCGAAAAACATTTCACGGCATGGCGTCTATGTGACGCTTGATGAGGTTGGCGCCGCGGCCCGGA
Protein-coding sequences here:
- a CDS encoding universal stress protein; this encodes MAIKDVLLTLTSYPEPTPVSVIEDAVSFASSLGAHIAAIACEARVEIPGTFLSSSLVDVAGIVASEARKSLKNAQDLLTSFESAAERAGLLHEKILERCVTYKVSDTFVEYSRLRDLTIISVPDSYNQWYAEAVIFGSGKPTLVLPERHRTNWFELKTVVVAWDFSRTAARAIADAMPVLEKAQQVRVVTVFNEKALGARNSAEEVAKNISRHGVYVTLDEVGAAARTIGEVLESHAASCGADALVMGAYGHSRLREFILGGATRSLLASPPLPILFSH